From Novosphingobium decolorationis, one genomic window encodes:
- a CDS encoding SDR family NAD(P)-dependent oxidoreductase: protein MQRFTDKTVIVTGASSGIGAAAARRFASEGANVVLNARSREDLEALAADLDPARTLCVAGDIAQIGFPDDLVARAVAKFGGLDVLYANAGVATSGAFGEASDEDIDRVIDINVKGSLRCARAAYAELKKSKGAIVFTSSASGIGGDYNMVIYTASKGAVTQMTRSMALEWGQDGIRVNAVCPAMTRTRMAGDLMENPAIEEAFYQRAAIKRFGEPEDVADVVAFLASDDARFVTGVNLPVDGGVSASNGQPNFPALS, encoded by the coding sequence ATGCAACGCTTCACCGACAAGACCGTCATTGTCACCGGCGCCTCGAGCGGGATCGGCGCGGCCGCCGCGCGCCGCTTCGCCTCCGAGGGCGCCAACGTCGTTCTCAACGCTCGTTCGCGCGAGGACCTGGAAGCACTCGCGGCCGATCTGGATCCGGCCCGAACGCTGTGTGTCGCAGGCGATATCGCGCAGATCGGGTTTCCGGACGATCTCGTCGCCAGGGCGGTGGCGAAATTCGGAGGCCTTGACGTGCTTTACGCCAACGCCGGCGTCGCGACTTCGGGGGCGTTCGGCGAGGCGAGCGATGAGGACATCGACCGGGTGATCGACATCAACGTCAAAGGTTCGCTGCGCTGTGCGCGGGCGGCCTATGCCGAACTCAAGAAGAGCAAGGGCGCGATCGTCTTCACCTCCAGCGCCTCCGGGATCGGGGGCGACTACAACATGGTCATCTACACCGCCTCGAAGGGCGCAGTGACGCAGATGACGCGCTCGATGGCGCTCGAATGGGGACAGGATGGCATTCGCGTCAACGCGGTGTGCCCCGCGATGACCCGCACCAGGATGGCGGGCGACCTGATGGAAAACCCCGCGATCGAGGAGGCCTTCTACCAGCGCGCGGCGATCAAGCGCTTCGGCGAGCCCGAGGACGTCGCCGATGTCGTCGCGTTCCTGGCCTCGGACGATGCGCGCTTCGTGACGGGGGTGAACCTGCCGGTCGATGGCGGGGTGAGCGCCTCGAACGGCCAGCCCAATTTCCCCGCGCTCTCGTGA
- a CDS encoding TorF family putative porin codes for MKIRMLAGAACLALSCFAVANPAAAQDDSGLTVSGEATLVTDYRYRGVSMTDREMAIQAGIQVTHESGFYAGTWGSNLSGWGTFGGSNTELDLFAGYSTDLGNGLNVDAGLTWIMFPGGLDTTDFAELYATVSGDVGPVNIGVGINYAPKQEALGTWYYSGFSDGYDDPGDKGDNLYLHTDLSAGIPDTPLTLNAHFGYSNGNAGLGPWGTSLAPTGEYIDWSLGADYALGPLTLGVAYVDTDISRSESNYLGSGFRSSKNGSVISGSTVVFKVSAGF; via the coding sequence ATGAAGATTCGTATGCTCGCAGGCGCGGCCTGCCTTGCCCTTTCGTGCTTCGCCGTCGCCAACCCTGCGGCAGCCCAGGACGATTCCGGCCTCACCGTCTCGGGTGAAGCGACCCTGGTGACCGACTATCGCTATCGCGGCGTCTCGATGACCGACCGCGAAATGGCGATCCAGGCGGGTATCCAGGTTACCCATGAAAGCGGCTTCTACGCCGGTACCTGGGGCTCGAACCTTTCGGGCTGGGGCACCTTCGGCGGCTCGAACACCGAGCTCGACCTCTTCGCGGGCTACAGCACGGACCTGGGTAACGGTCTCAATGTCGATGCGGGCCTGACCTGGATCATGTTCCCCGGCGGCCTCGACACCACCGACTTTGCCGAACTCTACGCGACCGTGTCGGGCGACGTGGGCCCTGTGAACATCGGCGTGGGCATCAACTATGCGCCCAAGCAGGAAGCGCTCGGCACCTGGTACTACAGCGGCTTCTCGGACGGCTACGACGATCCGGGCGACAAGGGCGACAACCTCTACCTGCACACCGACCTCAGCGCCGGGATCCCCGACACGCCGCTGACGCTGAACGCGCACTTTGGCTATTCGAACGGCAATGCAGGCCTCGGCCCCTGGGGCACCAGCCTCGCGCCGACCGGCGAGTACATCGACTGGAGCCTGGGAGCGGACTACGCGCTCGGCCCGCTGACGCTCGGCGTCGCCTATGTCGACACCGACATCTCGCGCTCGGAATCGAACTACCTCGGATCGGGCTTCCGTTCGAGCAAGAACGGCTCGGTGATTTCCGGCTCGACCGTGGTCTTCAAGGTTTCGGCCGGCTTCTGA
- a CDS encoding SulP family inorganic anion transporter: MSTSPTAPASEGRSGLFAHFGRDFTASIVVFLVAMPLCMGIAIASGVPPEKGLVTGIIGGIIVGLFAGSPLQVSGPAAGLAVIVFEFVREHGLEALGPVLLLAGVLQLVAGWAKLGGLFRAISPAVVHGMLAGIGALIVIGQFHILFDEKPLSNGVENLAAIPGRVFGLDFSSVAATEIALGLGVLTIVVMVGWEKLRPKSMALVPGALLGVVSATAVAWGMGLDVARIEVPASIGSAFALPTSTAWFAPLASPALLVTALAIAFIASAETLLSAAAVDRMHDGVRTRYDKELSAQGIGNMLCGLVGALPMTGVIVRSSANVQAGAKTRLSTIFHGIWILGFIALLPWLLREVPMASLGGVLVITGWRLVSLKHVTHLYKNHGYLPAAIWAVTFVLVVTTDLLTGVLVGLALSVVELLPHLRDIRLKVHEHDEEHGRRVELHGAATFLGLTKLNTVLERQPHGEPVHLDLERVKGMDHTTAETLAEWIARRRQGGHEDRVTGDASIMAAMRA, encoded by the coding sequence ATGAGTACCTCCCCCACCGCGCCGGCGTCCGAAGGGCGCTCCGGCCTTTTCGCGCACTTCGGGCGTGACTTCACCGCCTCGATCGTGGTCTTCCTGGTGGCCATGCCGCTGTGCATGGGCATTGCCATCGCCTCGGGCGTGCCGCCCGAAAAGGGGCTGGTGACGGGCATCATCGGCGGCATCATCGTGGGCCTCTTTGCAGGCTCGCCGCTTCAGGTTTCCGGGCCCGCTGCGGGTCTGGCCGTGATCGTCTTCGAATTCGTGCGCGAGCATGGGCTCGAGGCGCTCGGCCCCGTGCTGCTGCTTGCGGGCGTGCTCCAGCTCGTGGCGGGTTGGGCAAAGCTGGGCGGCCTGTTTCGCGCGATCAGCCCGGCGGTTGTCCACGGCATGCTGGCGGGCATCGGTGCGCTCATCGTGATCGGCCAGTTCCACATCCTCTTCGATGAGAAGCCGCTCTCCAACGGCGTCGAGAACCTCGCCGCGATCCCCGGCCGCGTCTTCGGCCTCGATTTCTCGAGCGTCGCGGCGACCGAGATCGCGTTGGGCCTGGGCGTCCTCACCATTGTCGTGATGGTCGGCTGGGAAAAGCTGCGTCCCAAGTCGATGGCGCTTGTTCCGGGTGCGCTGCTCGGCGTCGTCTCGGCCACCGCAGTCGCCTGGGGCATGGGCCTCGACGTCGCGCGCATCGAGGTGCCCGCCTCGATTGGCTCGGCCTTTGCGCTGCCCACCAGCACCGCCTGGTTTGCCCCGCTTGCAAGCCCTGCGCTCCTTGTCACCGCGCTTGCCATCGCCTTCATCGCCAGCGCCGAGACGCTGCTTTCGGCCGCGGCGGTTGACCGCATGCACGACGGTGTGCGCACCAGGTACGACAAGGAACTGAGCGCGCAAGGTATCGGCAACATGCTGTGCGGCCTTGTCGGCGCGCTGCCGATGACGGGTGTCATCGTGCGTTCCTCGGCGAACGTCCAGGCGGGGGCGAAGACGCGCCTGTCGACGATCTTCCACGGGATCTGGATCCTGGGCTTCATCGCGCTGCTTCCCTGGCTCCTGCGCGAAGTGCCGATGGCCTCGCTCGGCGGTGTTCTGGTGATCACCGGCTGGCGCCTCGTCAGCCTCAAGCACGTCACGCACCTCTACAAGAACCACGGCTATCTGCCTGCGGCGATCTGGGCGGTGACCTTCGTGCTGGTCGTCACCACCGATCTGTTGACCGGCGTTCTCGTTGGCCTCGCGCTCTCGGTCGTCGAACTGCTGCCGCACCTTCGCGACATCCGTCTCAAGGTGCATGAGCATGACGAGGAACACGGCCGCCGCGTCGAGCTGCACGGGGCCGCGACCTTCCTGGGTCTGACCAAGCTCAACACCGTGCTCGAGCGCCAGCCCCACGGCGAGCCGGTTCACCTCGACCTCGAACGCGTGAAGGGCATGGACCACACCACGGCCGAAACGCTGGCCGAGTGGATCGCGCGCCGCCGTCAGGGCGGGCACGAGGACCGCGTTACGGGCGATGCCTCGATCATGGCCGCCATGCGCGCCTGA
- a CDS encoding carbonic anhydrase yields MNELIGRVFHFEKSIFPASSELFGKLATHGQSPKALMISCADSRIVPEQIMQAQPGDLFVCRNAGNIVPTYSTHNGGVTSTVEYAVVALGVSDIIVCGHSDCGAMKALADPTGLEAMPNVAGWLRNGAAAEHIVSTCHPELTGSERVRAITLENIIAQIAHLRTHPSVAAGIARGEITLHGWFVDIHAGQVLGLDGETGEFVALREDRELPVALRAKARIATELAEAAE; encoded by the coding sequence GTGAACGAACTCATTGGTCGCGTCTTCCATTTCGAGAAGTCCATCTTTCCGGCCAGCAGTGAGCTGTTCGGGAAACTCGCCACCCATGGTCAGTCGCCCAAGGCGCTGATGATTTCCTGCGCGGATTCGCGCATCGTGCCCGAGCAGATCATGCAGGCGCAGCCCGGCGACCTGTTCGTGTGCCGCAACGCGGGCAACATCGTGCCCACCTATTCCACCCACAACGGCGGTGTCACCTCGACGGTCGAGTACGCCGTGGTCGCGCTCGGTGTCAGCGACATCATCGTGTGCGGCCACTCGGACTGCGGCGCGATGAAGGCGCTGGCCGATCCCACGGGGCTGGAGGCGATGCCCAACGTCGCAGGCTGGCTCCGGAACGGCGCGGCGGCCGAGCACATCGTCTCGACCTGCCACCCCGAACTGACCGGTTCGGAGCGCGTGCGCGCCATCACGCTTGAAAACATCATCGCGCAGATCGCGCACCTGCGCACCCATCCGTCCGTCGCGGCGGGCATCGCGCGCGGGGAAATCACCCTTCACGGCTGGTTCGTCGACATCCACGCCGGCCAGGTTCTCGGTCTCGATGGTGAGACTGGCGAATTCGTGGCGCTGCGCGAAGATCGCGAACTTCCCGTGGCCCTGCGCGCCAAGGCGCGCATCGCCACCGAACTTGCAGAGGCTGCCGAATAA
- a CDS encoding ATP-binding protein — translation MLQRGLAFVRRLGLPERLLAVLLLVALVDFAANTLLFESANSFELRRDDAERIAENLLLASRAVERVAPEARPQVTRALSTSRFTLEWIPSSRRYRGPVGLAKLREQVVAFEPDLVRSDIELHLDEVPGRGNIGGSMLLADSSVLKFHTHANAAWKLTAGRLASMILPTLLLILLAWVLLRAALGPLRAVIGATHEFGSGPLRLVPERGPDEMRQLIRAMNAMQERIHQSLNDRTQTMLAIGHDLKTPLARMRLRLDDERLAPDMREGMSRDIDEMRMLIESIQAYVDTGGEAIPTERIDVAVMAQTLVDTQADHGADATYEGASHAVVRARPVQIRRALSNLIENALHYGGNVRVHLRKDGDGVEIVVEDDGPGIPEERIADAMQPFVRLDSARARDTAGMGLGLPIVQRAVRMENGTIDLRNRAEGGLRATVRLPLAPSS, via the coding sequence ATGCTTCAGCGGGGGCTGGCCTTCGTCCGGCGCCTGGGATTGCCCGAGCGCCTGCTGGCCGTGCTCCTGCTGGTTGCGCTGGTCGATTTCGCGGCCAACACGCTCCTGTTCGAGAGCGCCAATTCCTTCGAGCTGCGGCGCGACGATGCCGAACGCATTGCCGAGAACCTGCTGCTGGCCTCGCGGGCGGTGGAGCGGGTGGCGCCCGAGGCGCGCCCGCAGGTGACCAGGGCGCTCAGCACCTCGCGCTTCACGCTCGAATGGATCCCCTCCAGCCGCCGCTACCGGGGGCCTGTGGGGCTGGCCAAGCTGCGCGAGCAGGTCGTCGCCTTCGAGCCCGACCTTGTGCGCTCGGACATCGAGCTCCATCTCGACGAGGTGCCCGGGCGCGGCAATATCGGGGGCTCGATGCTGCTGGCCGACAGCAGCGTCCTGAAGTTCCACACCCACGCCAACGCGGCCTGGAAGCTGACGGCGGGACGGCTGGCGAGCATGATCCTGCCGACGCTGCTCCTGATCCTGCTGGCCTGGGTGCTGCTGCGCGCCGCACTTGGCCCCTTGCGCGCGGTGATCGGGGCGACCCACGAGTTCGGTTCAGGACCGCTGCGCCTCGTGCCCGAACGCGGGCCGGACGAGATGCGCCAGCTCATCCGCGCGATGAACGCCATGCAGGAGCGCATCCATCAGTCGCTCAATGATCGCACGCAGACGATGCTGGCGATCGGGCATGACCTGAAGACGCCGCTCGCGCGTATGCGCCTGCGTCTCGACGACGAGCGCCTCGCGCCCGACATGCGCGAGGGGATGTCGCGCGACATCGACGAGATGCGCATGCTCATCGAATCGATCCAGGCCTATGTCGACACCGGCGGTGAGGCGATCCCGACCGAGCGCATCGACGTCGCCGTCATGGCCCAGACCCTCGTCGACACCCAGGCCGACCACGGCGCGGATGCGACCTACGAGGGGGCCTCCCATGCCGTGGTGCGGGCTCGTCCGGTGCAGATCCGGCGCGCGCTTTCCAATCTCATCGAGAACGCGCTGCATTACGGGGGCAACGTGCGCGTGCACCTGCGCAAGGACGGGGACGGGGTGGAGATCGTCGTCGAGGACGATGGTCCGGGCATCCCGGAAGAGCGCATTGCCGATGCGATGCAGCCCTTCGTCCGGCTCGATTCGGCGCGTGCACGCGATACGGCGGGCATGGGCCTTGGCCTTCCCATCGTCCAGCGCGCGGTGCGCATGGAGAACGGAACGATCGACCTGCGCAACCGCGCCGAAGGTGGCTTGCGCGCAACGGTGCGACTTCCCCTTGCGCCAAGTTCCTGA
- a CDS encoding response regulator transcription factor, whose translation MNVSSTNTFSSPPQSGPATVLLVEDDGALRTLTARALRQSGFNVLTAATGAEMWVTLRESPVSLVVLDIMLPGTSGFDLFRRLRRESDIPIIFISARGSEEDRVLGLELGADDYLAKPFSTRELAARVSAVLRRGNTVGESVADFGGDTRSADTITFDGWQLSQARRELRSPDGAIVDLTGAEFDLLSTFLGYPQRVLGRERLMELSRSRIGDSSDRSIDVLVSRLRRKLQAEGGESPIVTVRGVGYMFRAEVTRL comes from the coding sequence ATGAACGTGTCCTCCACCAATACCTTTTCCAGCCCGCCGCAGTCCGGCCCCGCCACCGTTCTCCTGGTCGAGGACGACGGCGCGCTGCGCACGCTGACCGCCCGCGCGCTGCGCCAGAGCGGCTTCAACGTGCTCACCGCGGCCACCGGCGCGGAGATGTGGGTGACCTTGCGCGAATCCCCGGTCAGCCTTGTCGTGCTCGACATCATGCTGCCGGGCACCAGCGGCTTCGACCTGTTCCGCCGCCTGCGCCGCGAGAGCGACATTCCCATCATCTTCATCAGCGCGCGCGGCAGCGAGGAGGACCGGGTGCTTGGCCTTGAGCTGGGCGCCGACGACTACCTTGCCAAGCCCTTCAGCACGCGCGAGCTGGCCGCCCGCGTCAGCGCGGTCCTGCGCCGGGGCAACACCGTGGGCGAAAGCGTCGCCGATTTCGGGGGCGATACCCGTTCGGCCGACACCATCACCTTCGATGGCTGGCAGCTGTCGCAGGCCCGGCGCGAACTGCGCTCGCCCGATGGCGCCATCGTCGACCTGACCGGCGCGGAGTTCGACCTGCTCTCCACGTTCCTGGGCTATCCCCAGCGCGTGCTCGGCCGGGAGCGGCTGATGGAACTCTCGCGCTCGCGCATCGGTGACAGTTCGGATCGCAGCATCGACGTGCTGGTCAGCCGCCTGCGCCGCAAGCTCCAGGCCGAGGGCGGCGAATCGCCGATCGTGACCGTGCGCGGCGTGGGCTACATGTTCCGGGCCGAAGTGACCCGTCTCTGA